The Solidesulfovibrio fructosivorans JJ] DNA segment ACGACCGCCGCGCCCCCGCGCCCGGTGAACGCCCCTTCGGCCGCATGAGCGCCGACCAGTTTCGCGGCCTGCTCGACGCCGTGGGGGACTACCTCTTCAAGATCAACCTGTACGGCTTCGGCGAGCCGTTCCTTTTCCCTGAAACCCTGGAAATGATCCGGCTGGCCACGGACCGCAACATCGGCGTGGGCGTCTCCTCCAACCTCAACCACCGCGATCCGGACCTGCCCCGGCGCATCGTGGCCTCTGGCCTGGAAGTGCTCATCTTTTCCTGCCACGGCGTGTCGCAGGAGACCAGCAACCGGTTCATGCGCGGCGGCAACCCGGAACTGGCCCTGGAAAACCTGCGGGCGGTCATCGACGCCAAGCGGGCGGCCGGATCGCAAACGCCCTTCATCGACTGGCAATACTGCGTGACGGGATTCAACGAGCACGAGATCGAAACAGCCAAGGACAAAGCCAAAAAGCTCGGCGTGGACCAGGTGCGCTTCATCAAGCCCTTTTTCCCGGCCGACGCCCCGGACGAATGGTTCTCCAGCCGCTTTCCGCGCCAGACCTTCAGCCACGACGCCGAGGCCTCGCCGGGCTGCTCGTGGCTGTACCGCTCGGCCTACGTCAACTGGGACGGCGGGCTGATCCCCTGCTGCCGCGATCCGCGCGACCTGTCGGTGGATTTCGGCAACGTGCTCGAAACGCCCTTCCGGGACGTCTGGAACAACGCCAAATACCAGGCGGCCCGAGCGCTCCTGGCCGATCCGAGCCGCAACGACCTGCGCCCCGGCATCGTCTGCGGCCGCTGCCCGGTCACGCGGTTACCCAGAGGGTAGGAGGAAGAACCCGGGGGGAAACTTTGTCTTACGAAAAGTTTCTCCCCGGCCCCCCTTCAAAAGACTTTAACGGTTACAAGTTGTTAGCCGCAACCAGGCTGGCACCTTTAAAAGTTTTGGGGAGGGGAGAGCGCGAGAGGGGGACCCTTTTTCCAAAAAGGGTCCCCCTCTCGCACGTTCTCTTCCAATCGTATCGCTAGTAGGGCGTGTTCTGGCTCTCCACGTCGTTCCAGACGGAGACCGGCGCGTCGTTATTGAGCACGCGGTCGACGAAGCCGTTGTTTTTCACGTCCAGTTTCTTCCAGGCGTTTTCGGCCTTTTGCTTGTCCTTCCACTGGGCCACGAACTCGTCCTTGGTGATCACGCCGTCCTTGTTGACGTCGTACTTGAGGTACACTTCGTCCATGGTCGCGTAGCCCTTGGGATGCTGCTGCGACTGCTTCTTGGCGCAGCCGCCAAGCGCGGCGATCAGGGCCACGATCGCCAGAATCCCCATCACGTAACGCACCATTTCCCGCTCCTTGCTGGTGTTGCCGGTTTCGCCCCAAGGGGCTCCTGCGGGCCGGCGCCCTGGCAACCGCGAGACGTCTTCGCCGCACACGGCCGCGCCGGGACGCTTTTTCCGATCCACCACATGTTTCATACAACGGCCAGCACCGTCCAGTCCCGGCCAAGGCGATTCCCTTTGCGGCAGGCGTAAAAGGGAAAAAAGTTTTGGGGAGGGGAGAGCGCGAGAGGGGGACCCTTTTTTCAAAAAGGGTCCCCCTCTCGCACGTTCCGTTCACCGAACCGCTGTCGCGGTTCGCGCTATTGTTGCGGATTGAAAACCTGGAAGGTCTTCTTGATGGAGGAGCCGTCTTCGGCCACGGCGGTGAGCGTCCAGTCGCCGCTGGCCATCTCCCATTCCTTCTCGAAGGTGAAGGTGCAGTTGTATTCCTTGCCCGTCACCACGTCGACGGTGGTTTCGTTGTTGAAAACCACCTTGTTCTGGGCCGGGTCGATGATGCCCGGCGAGGCGGTGATGATCTTGACCTTGGAGGTGCCGCCTTCGGGCTTGAGCGTCTTAAAGCGCATGCCGAACGTGGTGCCGAGCTTGCGCGGCACGGAATTGGTTGCGGTCGTGAGCGCCCCGTTCGCATCGTAAATGCCGTAATCCACCAAAACGATGGAGGGCTCCTGTTGTTTTTCCTCCTTGCCGCCGAAGCCGAAGAAGTTCAGCGTCGAGGAGCAGGAAGCCAGAAGCAGGCACAAGATCGGCAATATCACAAGCAAACGTTTCACGCGTGTCCCTCCACGGCCTCACCCCGGCCGCATGTTCTTAATAATGGCCCACATGACCCCTCGGGCGGCCGGTGTCAAGGGAAGCCGGGCCGGCCCCCCTTGCATCGCGTCCCCGAAAAACGAAGGACGCGCCGTAAGCGCCCCTACGCCGGCACGCTGCGAAGCGGCGGTTCGCCGAACGCCAGGTCGGCCAGCGGGGTCATGCCCGCGAAAAAGGCGTCCAGGGCCGGTTTTTGTTCGATCGCCAGCCGCAGGCCCGAGACGGGCAGCGGCCCGGGTTCCTGTCCATAGACCATAACGGCCCGGTCGATGCATTCCGCCGGCACGAAATCGGCCACCAGCCGCAGCGCCACGCCGGTCCCCTCCTCGAAAACGACCAGAGGCCGGGGATAGCGCGCGCGGCCGGGTCCGAGCACCAGGTTTCCCGTGCGGGCGAGGGTTTCCTCGACCCGCGACGGCGGCACGCCCGCCCATTTGCCGAGCAGCTCGCAAAAAAGCGGCCGCAGCGCCAGATAGTAGAACGGGTCGAGCTTGAGCGCCGCCGACACGCCCGGCACGTTGAGGATGGAAGGCGCGGCGGCATAGTGCCGGCCAAGTCCCATTTCCAGCCGGGTCAGGGTTTCCGCGTAATCGACGAGCATGCGGGCTCTCCTTCGCGGTTGTAGGCCGCATCGAGCAGATGGGCGTAAAGCCCGCCCAGGCTCCTGGTGGTACATCCGAAGACCTCACGCCAGACCTCGTCCGATTCCATACAAAAATACAGGCCCCGGGAAAAGCCGTACCTGGCCAGCCTGTCGGCCATGAACCGGAACTGGCGCACGCGAAGCGGCCGCAACAGCCGCTTTTTGCCGTCCGCGCCGAGCGAAAACTCCCCGATCATGTAGGCCGGCACATCGCGCCCCTCCCCGGTAAGGCGTCCCGGCAGCTCGGGCAGGCAGCGAAACGAGCCCAGGCTCATGTAGGCGATGTCCGCCGGGCGCAGGTAATCGAAAATCATGTCCACGGCCGCGCCGTAGCCCGCTTCCCAGCCCGGGTAGAAGCAAATGGGGTCGAAATGCAGGCAGACGCGAAACCCGGCCGCCACGCAAGTCCTGGCGGCGGCCAGACGGGCTTCCAGCGGGGCCGTGTCGCGTTCCTGCCCGGCCACGATGTCCGGGGCATTAAACGACCAGGCCGGCAGCACCCGGTCGGGCCTGGGGTCGGCCTCCATCCAGATGAGATCCACGGTCTTGGATTTGAGCTCCAGCACCACGTTGTCGAAGTCGGCCAGAAAGCCGAGCAGCTCCCGCGTGTGGCCGGTGATGGACTCGAGGGCCAGCGAATCGGCGAACTGGCCGGTGCCGACCCGGAACCGCCGCGTGCGGTCGTGGCCGAAAGCGCGGCCCAGCTCGTCGAACATGGCCTCGGTGTTGGCGAAGGCGGTGAGGGTGCGGTCGCGGAAATAGGCCCGCAGGATGCAGTACGAGCAGTCCATGGGGCAGTTCTCGCCGATGTGCACGATCTGGTAGCCGCAGCAGCGGTAATTGCGCGTGGCCGGACAGGGCCGCAAAAACCGCCCCTTGTGGGCCTTTATGTGCAGCACCCGGCCGCCGCCCGGCGCTTCGGGCAGCGCCTCGCCCGGAGCCAGGACCACCTTGGCCGCGTCCGGCAGATGGGCCCGCGCCCGGGCGGCCATGGCCGTGCCGGCGACGGCGGCGTCCACGGCCAGGCAGGTGATGTCCCAGGGAGAAGGGCTCACGCCGCGTCTCCGTCGTCGGCCCGGGCCACCGTCAAGAGCCCCGGCAGGCGCGGCGAGGCGGCCATGGCCCCCAGATCGGCGGCGGCCTTTTCCATCTCGGCCGGGGAGCGCACCACCACCTCCACCGTGACGGCGTCGGCCTCGAAGCCCTGGCTGGGGCGCAGGCGCACCCGGCTGCCGCCCGGGGTCAGCTCCCGGGAAAGGGCGGCGAAACGGGCCTCCAGGGTGGTCGTGGCGGGGTAGCGCAGGCGGCGCAGCCCGGCCAGCACCCCGGCCGCCAAGTCGTTTGGGGAAAGACCCCGCTCCGGCAGCTCCAGCACGCCGCAACGCGAAAGGAGCGCCCCGGGCGTCTCGCCCGAAAGCGCCGCCGCCTCGGTCAGAAAGGACAGGGCGTTTACAAGCGTTCCCCGCGACCAGCGCATGGCCCCCAAAAGCGGCGTCAGCGCGGCAAGCGTCGCGGCGTCGCAGGCGGCAAGCGTCGCGGCGCACCCGAGCGGCACGTTGCCCGCCGCCAAAAGCGCGTCGCAGGAGGCCGGCAGCGAAAGCCAATGCGCCACCTGCCGGGCCCGGCCGCCGCCCTCGCCGAAAAGCTGCGGCCCGGCCAGGGCCATGAAATCGTCCACCGAGCCGTGGACCGTGAAATAGCGCGCGGCCGCGACGAGCATGGC contains these protein-coding regions:
- a CDS encoding radical SAM protein, which codes for MGLLDSALATKGAGASERLKILKRHAQAFLRHATAKRLWNFCKAERNRLQKRTVLDSMPYILKIETTNICNLRCAYCYDDRRAPAPGERPFGRMSADQFRGLLDAVGDYLFKINLYGFGEPFLFPETLEMIRLATDRNIGVGVSSNLNHRDPDLPRRIVASGLEVLIFSCHGVSQETSNRFMRGGNPELALENLRAVIDAKRAAGSQTPFIDWQYCVTGFNEHEIETAKDKAKKLGVDQVRFIKPFFPADAPDEWFSSRFPRQTFSHDAEASPGCSWLYRSAYVNWDGGLIPCCRDPRDLSVDFGNVLETPFRDVWNNAKYQAARALLADPSRNDLRPGIVCGRCPVTRLPRG
- a CDS encoding EF-hand domain-containing protein, which gives rise to MVRYVMGILAIVALIAALGGCAKKQSQQHPKGYATMDEVYLKYDVNKDGVITKDEFVAQWKDKQKAENAWKKLDVKNNGFVDRVLNNDAPVSVWNDVESQNTPY
- a CDS encoding SPL family radical SAM protein encodes the protein MSPSPWDITCLAVDAAVAGTAMAARARAHLPDAAKVVLAPGEALPEAPGGGRVLHIKAHKGRFLRPCPATRNYRCCGYQIVHIGENCPMDCSYCILRAYFRDRTLTAFANTEAMFDELGRAFGHDRTRRFRVGTGQFADSLALESITGHTRELLGFLADFDNVVLELKSKTVDLIWMEADPRPDRVLPAWSFNAPDIVAGQERDTAPLEARLAAARTCVAAGFRVCLHFDPICFYPGWEAGYGAAVDMIFDYLRPADIAYMSLGSFRCLPELPGRLTGEGRDVPAYMIGEFSLGADGKKRLLRPLRVRQFRFMADRLARYGFSRGLYFCMESDEVWREVFGCTTRSLGGLYAHLLDAAYNREGEPACSSITRKP
- a CDS encoding DUF3859 domain-containing protein — its product is MKRLLVILPILCLLLASCSSTLNFFGFGGKEEKQQEPSIVLVDYGIYDANGALTTATNSVPRKLGTTFGMRFKTLKPEGGTSKVKIITASPGIIDPAQNKVVFNNETTVDVVTGKEYNCTFTFEKEWEMASGDWTLTAVAEDGSSIKKTFQVFNPQQ